One Glycine max cultivar Williams 82 chromosome 3, Glycine_max_v4.0, whole genome shotgun sequence DNA window includes the following coding sequences:
- the LOC102662785 gene encoding protein MAIN-LIKE 2-like, with translation MVRTHGLGRVLGAGRGRGISEDAHQADVPRRRRPTTSAQMTGATDAVYTEGVATDGSLGSPAADEGFPGGPRDPSVLTGFAEHVAHNIWSGQERPDLKLVFHGRKVDKIGRPVPEIEGMIAATRLSSLIRCSVITTDPGLISAFVERWHCETSTFYLPVGKLTITLDGVASLLHVPITGTLPKFEPLVTSDVIGLLTELLKVSHEEATAETQQAGGPHVRLGWLWDLYESQCRARRWVVAARTYLLHLVGCTLFTNKSSTHVHVMHLEAFRDLAQAGGFAWGATALVHMYEHLNDASQASTR, from the exons atggttagaacaCACGGTTTAGGTCGTGTGTTAGGAGCTGGTAGAGGTAGAGGCATTAGTGAGGATGCGCATCAAGCTGATGTTCCTCGGCGTCGCAGGCCTACTACTTCAGCAC AGATGACAGGCGCCACCGATGCTGTTTACACAGAGGGAGTGGCTACTGATGGGAGCTTGGGGTCACCTGCTGCAGAtgagggattccctggtgggCCACGCGACCCATCGGTTTTGACAGGTTTTGCTGAGCATGTCGCACACAACATCTGGAGTGGACAG gaACGACCCGATCTGAAATTGGTCTTCCACGGTAGAAAAGTAGATAAAATTGGGAGACCAGTGCCTGAGATCGAAGGCATGATTGCTGCCACCAGATTGAGTTCACTGATCAGGTGTTCTGTTATCACCACTGATCCTGGACTCATATCCGCCTTCGTCGAGAGGTGGCATTGCGAGACTAGCACGTTCTACCTGCCAGTAGGCAAGTTGACGATCACGCTGGATGGCGTGGCATCACTCCTACACGTTCCCATCACTGGCACGCTGCCTAAGTTCGAGCCGCTGGTTACTTCAGATGTGATTGGTCTACTAACGGAGCTTCTTAAGGTCAGTCATGAGGAGGCTACAGCTGAGACCCAACAGGCTGGTGGGCCTCATGTCCGATTGGGGTGGCTTTGGGACTTGTATGAGAGCCAGTGCAGGGCTAGACGATGGGTTGTAGCAGCCCGCACGTATCTGCTCCACTTGGTGGGTTGTACTCTTTTCACCAACAAGAGTTCAACCCATGTACATGTCATGCACCTGGAGGCTTTCAGGGACTTGGCCCAGGCAGGGGGATTCGCCTGGGGAGCAACTGCATTGGTCCACATGTACGAGCATCTAAACGACGCGTCGCAGGCCTCTACACGGTAG